Within Streptomyces roseirectus, the genomic segment GCGCCCGTGGAGCCCACAGCGGCGAGAAGGCCGGGTTGATCCGCAGCGCGTCCGCCAGATGCCGGCGAGCGGGCCCGTGCTTCCCCAACTCCCGCTCGATCACGCCCCGGTGGAACACGTACGGCGCGCTGCGCACCCCGCCGCCCTTCGTGCCGTCCGTCGCGATCGACGCGTACCAGAGGGCCTTCTTCGGCTGCCCCGCCCGGTACAGCGCCCAGCCCAGCGCGTCCGCGACCGCGATCCCCGGCTGCCGGCGCCACTCGGCGCGCAGCACCCGCACGGCGGCCTCCGGGTCCCCGTGGTCGGCCTCCAGCCGGCCCAGCACCAGCGCGTGGTCGACGCCGGCCGCGCCGTCCTGGCGGACCCGGGCTCGCACCCTCTCGTACTCGGCGCGGGCGAGTTCCGCGAGGCCCATCGCCTCGTACAACTCACCGAGTTCCAGGGCGTATTCGGGCAGCGGCTGGCCCGCGAGGGCGGACTTGTACGCGGCCGGCGCCTCCGTGGCGCGGCCCAGCGCGGCGAGCGTCCTGCCCTGCCCGGCGTGTGCCGCCCGCTGGTCGGGGTCGAGGCGTACGGCCTCCTGGAAGTGGCGCAGGGCGTCCGGCAAGTCGCCGCGTTCCCAGGAGAGTTGCCCGGCCTGGGTCAGCAACGCGGCCTGTTCGGCGGGGGACTTGGCCCTGGCGCTCGCGTCGTACAGCACGGCCGCCGCGTCCTCGCGCCAGCCCCGGTCCCGGTACACCGCCGACGCCTTCGCCTGCACGGCCGGACCCGAGTGCAGCTCCATGAGCTTCTCCAGGGTGGCGCGGGCCTTCTTGTAGTCGCCGAGCCCGGTGTACGCGTCGATCAGCGGGCCGTACGCCGGCCAGCTCTTCGGCGCCGCCTTCACCGCGGCCTCGCCCCACTCCTTCGCGCCCCGGAAGTCCCGGCGGGCGGTCGCGAGGGCGGCGAGGCCGGTGAGGGCGTCGGCGGTGCGGGCCGCGCGCAGCGAGGTGCGCAGGGCGTGTTCGGCCTTCGGGTAGAAGACGGCCGCGTCGCCCGTCCGCCGCCCGCGCTCGACGTACGCCGCGCCGAGCACCGCCCACGCGGGGGCGTCGCCGGGGTGCCCGCGCACGAACGCCTCCCGCTCGCCGATCAGCGCCGCGAGGTCCGGAAGGGCGGCGGCCGTGCCGGTGGTGACGGCCGCGTGCGCCTGGGCGCCGGGGGCGGGGGCCGGGGTGGTGCGGGCGGTGTCCGGGGACTCGCCGGGGAGGAAGAGGAGGGCTCCGCCGGTGAGGGCGAGGCAGGCGGCGAGGGCTGTGAGGAGGCGGGGGTTCAGGCGGCGGGGGCGGCGGAGGTTCAGGTGGCGGGGGTGGGGGTGCCCGGAGGTGGCTCCGGGGTAGGGGGTGTGGGCGTCCTGCTCAGGTCGTACGGGGTGCAGGGGCTGCGCCGGGCGCTCGGTCGGGTCCGGGCCGGGCGGCGTCGAGGCGCGTGGGCTGTGCATGGGCTCACTGTGCGTCCATACGACGAACACATCACGTCACCCGATGGCTCGTGCGGCGGGGTTCACACCGATGGCCCCGGGTGCGACGCTGTGATCATGAGCCGTTCCGAAGGTCTTCTCGCCCGACTCCGCGACGGCCTCCCGGCCGAAGCGCTCCTCACCGACCCCGATGTCACCGCCTCCTACGCCAACGACATGGCGAGCTTCTGCCCGGCGGGCACGCCGGCCGTCGTCGTCCTGCCCCGGAGCGTCGAGCAGGTCCAGCACGTCATGCGGGTCGCGACCGAGCTGGGGGTACCCGTAGTACCCCAGGGGGCCAGAACCGGGCTCTCCGGCGGGGCCAACGCGTCCGAGGGATGCGTGGTGCTCTCCCTCGTCAAGATGGACCGGATCCTGGAGATCAACCCCGTCGACCGGATCGCCGTGGTCGAACCCGGCGTCATCAACGCGACGCTCTCCCGCGCCGTGAACGAGCACGGCCTCCACTACCCGCCGGACCCCTCCAGCTGGGAGATGTGCACGATCGGCGGCAACATCGGCACGG encodes:
- a CDS encoding tetratricopeptide repeat protein is translated as MHSPRASTPPGPDPTERPAQPLHPVRPEQDAHTPYPGATSGHPHPRHLNLRRPRRLNPRLLTALAACLALTGGALLFLPGESPDTARTTPAPAPGAQAHAAVTTGTAAALPDLAALIGEREAFVRGHPGDAPAWAVLGAAYVERGRRTGDAAVFYPKAEHALRTSLRAARTADALTGLAALATARRDFRGAKEWGEAAVKAAPKSWPAYGPLIDAYTGLGDYKKARATLEKLMELHSGPAVQAKASAVYRDRGWREDAAAVLYDASARAKSPAEQAALLTQAGQLSWERGDLPDALRHFQEAVRLDPDQRAAHAGQGRTLAALGRATEAPAAYKSALAGQPLPEYALELGELYEAMGLAELARAEYERVRARVRQDGAAGVDHALVLGRLEADHGDPEAAVRVLRAEWRRQPGIAVADALGWALYRAGQPKKALWYASIATDGTKGGGVRSAPYVFHRGVIERELGKHGPARRHLADALRINPAFSPLWAPRARAELAAVGEPPNVPAPKSRKTSKPRRG